The genomic region AAGTCAGGACAACGGCAAAGATAGACAGCAGATCACGCTTCTTCATAAGGTTACCTCGAGGATGCCAGCGTCTTCAGAAATTTCCTCAACGTGAAGACAACCAGGCAGATTGACAGAAGAATAAACAGGGCCAAGGCATTGACTGCAGGAGTAATGCCGAAACGAATCAAGGAATAGATATAAAGGGGAAGAGTCGTCGACCCAGGTCCACTGACAAAAAACGTAATGACAAAATCTTCCATGCTAAGGGTAACTGCCATCAAGTAACCACTGAGAATGCCAGGCATGATGATGGGTATGACAATCTTCAGCAATGTCGTCCTTTCATCAGCACCAAGATCTTTTGCAGCTTCAATGACGGAAACGTCAAACTCATCCAATCTGGTCATGATTGTCAGGAACACAAACGGAAGACAAAAAGTCACATGGGCAAGGAAAATGGTAAACAGTCCCAACTGCAGGCCTATCTTGGCAAAAAACAGGACTGTAGAAACACCGATGATGACTTCTGGCATTACCATAGGAAGGTAGGAAACAGTCTGGATAAAACGTCTGCCAGCAAAACGGTACCGGCTTACTCCTACGGCAGCAAGCGTAGCAAGTACCGTAGAAACTGCAGCAGAAGACAAAGCAATGATAATGCTGTTCAACACGGCCTTCCACAGAGCTGGGGAATCAAAGAAAAGTTCCTTATACCATTGCAGGGAAAAACCAGTAAATTGTGCCCCCTTATCTTTGTTAAAGGAATAAACAATGATCAGAACAAGAGGCAACAGCAGAAACAGGAGACTTATCACCAACATTACCTTTGAAAAAGAAAATTCTTTCCGTCGCTTGAAACTTTTGCGTGCATCCCGCCCCATCTGCGTCCTATTGGGTCTTTTCCGTAACAAAGAAGAAAGGAATTCCTTGAAAAACAAAGATCTCATCTTTTTCCTTCCTTTCCATCATCTTTCAGCAGATAAAGCACACCGACAGTTGAGATCAAAGCAATAAGCAAGGAGAAAGCTGCCGCAAGCGGCCAGTTCCTTGTCTTTGTGACCTGGTCAGCAATCAGATTGCCAAGCAGATAAGAATCCTTGCCACCGACCAAAAGCGGGACCGTATAGTTGCCGAATGCCGAAATGAACGTAAAGACTACAGAAGTTTCTATTCCTCCTTTTATTGAAGGGAAAAGCACTTTTCGTGTCGCAGTTGCACGGGAGGCACCCAAGTCCCTGGCAGCTTCCAACAGGGCAAAGTCAAAACGGTCAATCGATGCAAACACAGGGAGAATCGCATAGGGAAGGAACATATAGACAGATACAAGGACAACGGCAAAACTGTTATATAGCAAACTCAGATGGTCACTTGGAACTCCCAGCAAGGAAAGCAGATAGACGATGATACCGTCACTGCCAAGAAGGGACATCCATGCAAAGATACGAAGCAAGGAATTCGTCAAGAACGGAATCAATACCAGGGCAAGCAACAAAGTCTGATGCCGGCTTTTGACAATGGCATATGCTGTTGGGATTGCAAGTATCATCACGATGACCGTAATCAAGACCGACAGCAAAAAAGTTCTCAAAGCAATAAGCCCATAGGCTTTGTCAAATAACCGGGCATAGGCCTGAAGGGAAAAAATTGGTTCAACCCCACCGTAAAGAGCCTTCTGCAGGAAACTGTAGCAGATGATCACAGCCATGGGAGCAAGGAAAAATATCAAAAGCCAGGCTCCCATCGGATAAGCATAGGCACCACCGAGATTTTTTTTACGCCCATGGGACTCCTGTAATTTCATTTGAGGATATCCTCCACTATATAGCCGTCATTGTCTGTCCAGGAAACGAAAACCTTATCCTGCCACTCAATCTCGGGTCCATCATCAAGGAACACCTTATGCTGCTTATATACCCTGACCAATTGATTGTTTCTCAAACGGACATAGAACTTGGATTGGAAGCCAGAATACACGACTTCTTCTACGACTCCAGGAAAAACATTGAGCCCTTCCCTAAAAGGAGGCATTTCATGGGAAATATAGATTTTTTCCGGTCTGACAGTATAGCAGACTTTTTGCCCTGCTGCTGTCATTTCATAGTCAGTTACCAGAAGCGGATCCTTGAAATTACCGATCCGAAGCCTACAGGCATACTCTTCAGGACGATCAGGGACATCAGGGAGCTTGTTACAGGTCTCGACTGTCGCCACAAAACTGTTGGTTTCTCCGATGAAACGTGCAACGAACTGTGTTGCAGGACACTCATAGATTTCAAAGGGAGTGCCGATCTGCAGTACTTTGCCTTTGTTCATGACTGCAATACGGTCAGAAACAGAAAGTGCTTCGTTCTGGTCATGGGTCACATAGATGAAAGTAATGCCTATCTTATCATGGATGGTATCCAAATCAACCAGAAGGTTAGATCGCAGTTTTGCATCCAAGGCAGAAAGAGGTTCATCAAGAAGCAATACGCTCGGTTCCCCGATCAAGGCCCGGGCTATGGCAACCCTTTGGCGTTGCCCACCGGAAATCTGATCCGGCATCTTTCTTTCCTGCCCTTCAAGTTGAACCAACCGTAGGTACTTGATGACTTTCTCTCTGATTTGCTTCTCAGGGACTTTTTTCAGTCTCAAAGGAAAAGCAATGTTTTCATAGACAGTCATATGAGGAAAGAGAGCATAACTTTGGAACACAGTATTTGAACGACGTTTTTCCGGAGGCAACGGCAAGACATCCTCACCGTCAAAAAGCACGGTTCCATCGTCAGGAAACTCAAAACCGGCAAGAATTCGCAACAACGTCGTCTTCCCACATCCAGAAGGTCCTAGAAGAGAAAAGAATTCCCCACTTTTGATTGTGATACTCACATCATCCAAAGCACAAAAACCACCAAATCGCTTGGATACATGGTCAATGACCACTGCACTGCCTTTCATCTCTCTGAAAAACTCCACAGGAAGCGTACTTCCAAACCAGCAAGGAAGTGGACGACCCCACAGAGACCCGCCACTTGATAATTTCCGTAAAGGAATCACTACAAAATTCTCAAAAAACGAATATAGCACACTTATAATACTACATGGGTTGTCAGTCAATATATCAAAATCACTTGGAATCGATTATTTTTCTCTTAATAAAATAAAAGTACTGGAAACCAATAGTGAAAATTGATTGATAAACATGGCTGTTGTGTTTATCATAGTGACAAATACGACTCAGGAGAAAAGACACAGACTCATGAAAAATTTCATCTTGATTCCCGATTCATTCAAAGGGACCATGAGTTCCATGGAAATCTGTACCATCATGGAAAAAGCCATCAAAGCAACCTACCCGGATGCCCATACAATAAGCCTACCCGTAGCAGACGGAGGAGAAGGAAGCGTTGATTCGTTCCTCCAAGCCTTAGGTGGAGAAAAAATCACGCTTAAGGCTACTGGGCCTTATAGAGAGCCTGTAGAAGGTTTCTATGGGATTCTTCCCGGTAACGTTGCTGTCATTGAAATGGCAGCAACCGCAGGGCTTCCACTTGTCCAAGATCAACTTGACCCCAGCCTTACAACTACCTATGGAGTTGGAGAACTGATGATTGATGCAGCAAAAAGGGGTTGCAAGACTATCATCATAGGACTTGGCGGTTCTGCAACAAATGATGGCGGCTGTGGCGCAGCAGCAGCTTGTGGTGTGCGTTTCCTTGACAGCAAAGGCAATGAATTCGTCCCTACGGGAAGTACATTGGATAAAGTTGCCAGCATAGATAAAAGCAAAAGAAGCTCACTTCTTGAGGGCATCCAGATCAAGACAATGTGTGACATTGACAATCCATACTATGGCAAGACAGGAGCCGCCTATATATTCGGTCCCCAGAAAGGAGCTGATGAGAAAATGGTTGAATCCCTCGATGCCAAGATGCAGGCATTGTGCAAAGTAATGGAAAGGGATTGCAACGTAAACGTCCAAACCATACCTGGCAGCGGTGCCGCAGGAGGCATGGGTGGCGGTATGATAGCTTTCTTCGATTCAAAGCTGCAAATGGGTATCGAAACAGTCCTTGATACCGTAGAATTTGACAAAAAGCTTGAAAGTGCCGATGCGGTCTTCACAGGGGAAGGCAAAATAGATGGGCAAAGCCTGAGAGGCAAGGTAGTCATAGGCATTGCACGCCGGGCAAAGAAAAAACACGTACCGGTATTTGCCATTGTCGGTGATATCGGCGATGACGTGGCACCGGCCTACGATATGGGAGTAACCGGAATCTATTCAATCAACCGTGTAGCCAAAGATTTCAACAAAGTCAAGGGAAGGGCAAAGGACGACATGTACCTGACCATGGATAATCTCATGAGAACATTCAAGAGATTGGGTCTGTAAGCATTGTCCATCATATCAGGAGCAACTGCAAGTGAAGAAGCCTGAGCTGAGAAAATTGCTTGGAAACGGAGATGAAAAACTTGCACTTTTCAACAGCAGGCTGCAAGTCAGTCCGGTTCGTCCTGTCCTAGGCATACGGACTGCCGAGCTGCGGAAATTGGCAAAACAGCAGGCTAAAGTGAAAGGCATTGCGTTTGTAGATAACCTGTTGGAAAATACGGAAGGCCTATACTATGAAGAAGTACTGCTCTGTTACTTTGCTTTTGCCACTCTTGCTGCAAAAATGCAGCAAGAAGATGTTTTCCATTACCTTGACCGATTGTTACTCCTGAATGACAGCTGGGCAACCAACGACAGCCTTGCCAGTTCACTCAAATGTATCTCAAAAGCTTCTGATAAGTACTGGGAATACCTGAAAATAAAATTGCAAAGCAAAAATCCATGGGACCAGCGTTTTGCCATCATATGTTTCATGGATTACTATCTGGATGACACACATACAGCCACAGTCCTGGAACAGCTTTCAAAGTGTAGAAGTAATGAATATTACGTCAATATGGCTCTTGCATGGGCTTTTGCCACGGCACTTGCAAAACAACGGGAACTAACTGCAAAATACTTTTTCACCCAGGATGCACTTACACCGGAAGTCTGGGCCATGTCAGCATCAAAGGCCATTGAAAGCTTCAGGATTTCAAATGCTGACAAGCAGCGGTTAAAGACACTCCGCCATGAAAAACAAAAGTATGGAAACTGTCTTCAACAATCCTTTAAAGGCAGTAAAGGAAAGTGCAAGACTTAGGTGACAATGTCACCTACCTGTAGGAACTTTCTTTGTATAGTATAGATGTAAGCAAAAAGCTAAGGCACAAGCCAAGGAGATAAAAAAAATGATCAAACATACGACAACCGCTAGTTTTCAGGATGACGTAATCAACTCAAAGGTACCTGTCCTCGTAGATTTCTGGGCAGCATGGTGTGGCCCATGCAGGATGCAGGGTTCAATACTTGAAAAATTTGATGCAAAGGAAGACAACTCAAAATTTACCATCTGCAAAGTAAACGTAGATGAAGAGGGACACCTTGCACAGCAGTTCAGTGTCATGTCCATCCCGACCCTCCTGGTCTTCAAGGACGGCAAGGTAGTACAGCAAGCTGTAGGTGTACGCCAGGAAGACGCACTTAAGAGCATGCTCGGACTCTGACCCCATAAGGAACCACAGAATAGGTATATACCCGAAGACTATCCATCTGAAAGGAAGGGTAGTCTTTTAGTGTTCGGACAAAGCCAGCAGGGCTGATGGGTTTACCAGTACTATCTTACCTCTGCCCTGAGTAATCCATCCCTCATTCTGGAAATATTTGAGCATTCTCGATATTACTTCCCGGGCAGTTCCGATATCTTTTGCAATGGCATCATGGGTAATAGGAAGCTCATCAGACTGCAGGATAGCCCGTTGCTCTATCAGATAAGATGCAACACGTCTATCCATACTGCTGAAGGCGACCTGTTCAAGAGTCCACATGACATCAGATAATCTGGCAGCCATCATGGAACCGGTAAAAGCCGTTACTTCAGGGTATTGGTTTTCCAAACGATGATAGAGTACAGTCGGAATAGTCAGGAGTTTGGTAGGGGCTTCTGCCTTGACCAGAACTTCAAAGGAAATATTCTTCAGTCCACAAGAACCTGAGAGTACGCATATATCATTGTCAAACAACCGGTACAAAGTCATTTCCTTGCCATTCTCGTTTATGATATATACCCGTAGACGGCCGGAAAAAACACATAGGACACCACTGCAACGCGGCAGGAGATTTCCTTCTTCATACATTTTGATCGGAAGGGAATCAAGTGCCAGTTGGTCTGAAGTACGCAATACCTTATAAAAAGGTAACATAGTATCTAATTCTTGGTTCATGATTCAATGATATGCAAAAAAAGCCCAAAAGAAAAGTAAAAAAAGAATTCTAATCCCTTTCCATGATTTTTGATACCTCCGAAAAACAAATGGCAGGACACTCAGCAAAAAAAGAGTATAATAGGTTGACAAATGTTTCTTCAGAAAGTAACATAAGCCTAAAGATTCTATATAAAGAAACATAGGAGCAGCTATATGACATTCTTCTGGAGTTGGCGACACTAACTTTTAATCAATTACACGTATTTATAAAAAGGGGCATAGCCCTATAACCACTGAGAGGGAATTTCCCTAAAGACAATCAACAAGGAAAAAAATGACAAACTATATAACAAAAGACTTGGATATGACAGGCTTACCGGGTAAGGATGGTTTTTTCGGTGAATACGGCGGAGCATTTATTCCACCAGAACTCGCAAAGATAATGAAAAATGTTGCAGACCAATATCAAAGGGCTGTTTCTGATCCGAGTTTCTGTGAAGAATATGAAGACCTGCTTACACATTTTGTCGGGAGACCTTCTCCCGTCTATTTTGCCAAAAGACTTTCCCAGGCAATCGGCGGAGCAGATATCTACCTGAAGCGGGAGGATCTCAACCATACAGGTGCTCACAAAATCAACCACTGCGTAGGAGAAGCATTGCTTGCAAAACGCATGGGTTACAAGAAAATCATTGCAGAAACCGGGGCCGGACAGCATGGAGTTGCTCTTGCAACTGCCGCTGCATTGCTGGGACTTGACTGTGACATCTACATGGGTGCCGTCGATGTAGCCAAGGAAGCTCCGAACGTCACACGCATGAAGATATTAGGAGCAAAGGTAGTTTCCGTTACACAGGGAACACAGACATTGAAAGATGCTGTCGATGCTTGTTTCACAGCTTACCTCAAGGATCCGATCAACCAACTTTACTGCATCGGTTCCGTAGTAGGTCCCCATCCCTTCCCCATGATGGTCAGGGATTTTCAGAGTGTAGTAGGACGTGAGGCAAGAGCCCAGATGATTGAAATGACCGGCAGATTACCTGATGATGTAATTGCCT from Spirochaetia bacterium harbors:
- a CDS encoding ABC transporter permease; protein product: MRSLFFKEFLSSLLRKRPNRTQMGRDARKSFKRRKEFSFSKVMLVISLLFLLLPLVLIIVYSFNKDKGAQFTGFSLQWYKELFFDSPALWKAVLNSIIIALSSAAVSTVLATLAAVGVSRYRFAGRRFIQTVSYLPMVMPEVIIGVSTVLFFAKIGLQLGLFTIFLAHVTFCLPFVFLTIMTRLDEFDVSVIEAAKDLGADERTTLLKIVIPIIMPGILSGYLMAVTLSMEDFVITFFVSGPGSTTLPLYIYSLIRFGITPAVNALALFILLSICLVVFTLRKFLKTLASSR
- a CDS encoding ABC transporter permease: MKLQESHGRKKNLGGAYAYPMGAWLLIFFLAPMAVIICYSFLQKALYGGVEPIFSLQAYARLFDKAYGLIALRTFLLSVLITVIVMILAIPTAYAIVKSRHQTLLLALVLIPFLTNSLLRIFAWMSLLGSDGIIVYLLSLLGVPSDHLSLLYNSFAVVLVSVYMFLPYAILPVFASIDRFDFALLEAARDLGASRATATRKVLFPSIKGGIETSVVFTFISAFGNYTVPLLVGGKDSYLLGNLIADQVTKTRNWPLAAAFSLLIALISTVGVLYLLKDDGKEGKR
- a CDS encoding ABC transporter ATP-binding protein, with product MKGSAVVIDHVSKRFGGFCALDDVSITIKSGEFFSLLGPSGCGKTTLLRILAGFEFPDDGTVLFDGEDVLPLPPEKRRSNTVFQSYALFPHMTVYENIAFPLRLKKVPEKQIREKVIKYLRLVQLEGQERKMPDQISGGQRQRVAIARALIGEPSVLLLDEPLSALDAKLRSNLLVDLDTIHDKIGITFIYVTHDQNEALSVSDRIAVMNKGKVLQIGTPFEIYECPATQFVARFIGETNSFVATVETCNKLPDVPDRPEEYACRLRIGNFKDPLLVTDYEMTAAGQKVCYTVRPEKIYISHEMPPFREGLNVFPGVVEEVVYSGFQSKFYVRLRNNQLVRVYKQHKVFLDDGPEIEWQDKVFVSWTDNDGYIVEDILK
- a CDS encoding glycerate kinase yields the protein MKNFILIPDSFKGTMSSMEICTIMEKAIKATYPDAHTISLPVADGGEGSVDSFLQALGGEKITLKATGPYREPVEGFYGILPGNVAVIEMAATAGLPLVQDQLDPSLTTTYGVGELMIDAAKRGCKTIIIGLGGSATNDGGCGAAAACGVRFLDSKGNEFVPTGSTLDKVASIDKSKRSSLLEGIQIKTMCDIDNPYYGKTGAAYIFGPQKGADEKMVESLDAKMQALCKVMERDCNVNVQTIPGSGAAGGMGGGMIAFFDSKLQMGIETVLDTVEFDKKLESADAVFTGEGKIDGQSLRGKVVIGIARRAKKKHVPVFAIVGDIGDDVAPAYDMGVTGIYSINRVAKDFNKVKGRAKDDMYLTMDNLMRTFKRLGL
- a CDS encoding DNA alkylation repair protein, which encodes MKKPELRKLLGNGDEKLALFNSRLQVSPVRPVLGIRTAELRKLAKQQAKVKGIAFVDNLLENTEGLYYEEVLLCYFAFATLAAKMQQEDVFHYLDRLLLLNDSWATNDSLASSLKCISKASDKYWEYLKIKLQSKNPWDQRFAIICFMDYYLDDTHTATVLEQLSKCRSNEYYVNMALAWAFATALAKQRELTAKYFFTQDALTPEVWAMSASKAIESFRISNADKQRLKTLRHEKQKYGNCLQQSFKGSKGKCKT
- the trxA gene encoding thioredoxin; translation: MIKHTTTASFQDDVINSKVPVLVDFWAAWCGPCRMQGSILEKFDAKEDNSKFTICKVNVDEEGHLAQQFSVMSIPTLLVFKDGKVVQQAVGVRQEDALKSMLGL
- a CDS encoding Crp/Fnr family transcriptional regulator, producing MNQELDTMLPFYKVLRTSDQLALDSLPIKMYEEGNLLPRCSGVLCVFSGRLRVYIINENGKEMTLYRLFDNDICVLSGSCGLKNISFEVLVKAEAPTKLLTIPTVLYHRLENQYPEVTAFTGSMMAARLSDVMWTLEQVAFSSMDRRVASYLIEQRAILQSDELPITHDAIAKDIGTAREVISRMLKYFQNEGWITQGRGKIVLVNPSALLALSEH
- the trpB gene encoding tryptophan synthase subunit beta, coding for MTNYITKDLDMTGLPGKDGFFGEYGGAFIPPELAKIMKNVADQYQRAVSDPSFCEEYEDLLTHFVGRPSPVYFAKRLSQAIGGADIYLKREDLNHTGAHKINHCVGEALLAKRMGYKKIIAETGAGQHGVALATAAALLGLDCDIYMGAVDVAKEAPNVTRMKILGAKVVSVTQGTQTLKDAVDACFTAYLKDPINQLYCIGSVVGPHPFPMMVRDFQSVVGREARAQMIEMTGRLPDDVIACVGGGSNAAGIFSGFLADKDVRLHGVEPAGKGLDTPYHAATLAKGTKGMIHGFKCYVLQDKEGNPLPVYSIASGLDYPGVGPQHCYLKDIGRVQYHTATDRECIEAFYGLSRMEGIIPALESSHAVAYAVKLAEELGKGKNILVNLSGRGDKDIDFVIEHYPLKDYEPSAIDENGYRAFLEQIQEKAQ